One Persephonella sp. IF05-L8 DNA window includes the following coding sequences:
- a CDS encoding IS1 transposase, whose protein sequence is MRSYIGNKNNDFWLWTVVADRRIKFFEIGKRTEETFYVLEQKLPKYKQVHTDGYHIYENLRNRKKKKFGLTNWNEGLHSVIRDKLAMFRRKTKAYAKTVNSMKRALALLFIYWNFLPMDL, encoded by the coding sequence ATGCGTAGTTATATAGGGAATAAGAATAATGATTTTTGGCTATGGACAGTAGTAGCTGATAGGAGAATAAAGTTTTTTGAGATAGGTAAACGAACAGAAGAAACGTTTTACGTTTTAGAGCAAAAGCTACCAAAATACAAACAGGTTCATACAGATGGATATCATATTTACGAAAACCTCAGGAATAGGAAAAAGAAGAAGTTTGGTTTAACAAATTGGAATGAAGGGTTGCATTCTGTTATAAGGGACAAACTGGCAATGTTTAGGAGAAAAACAAAAGCCTATGCAAAGACTGTTAATTCAATGAAAAGAGCTTTAGCTTTATTGTTTATTTATTGGAATTTTTTACCTATGGACTTATGA
- a CDS encoding helix-turn-helix domain-containing protein, protein MRCKYCNSEKVVKKGFNPNRKQRYLCKSCNRTFVENAERNYYPHNYKELAVRMFCEGMTMMAIARVLKVPYQTVRTWIRREGEKALKKI, encoded by the coding sequence ATGAGGTGCAAATATTGTAATTCAGAAAAGGTGGTAAAAAAAGGATTTAATCCAAACAGGAAACAAAGATATTTGTGTAAGAGTTGTAACAGAACCTTTGTAGAAAATGCAGAGAGAAATTACTATCCCCATAACTACAAAGAATTAGCAGTCAGAATGTTTTGTGAAGGAATGACTATGATGGCAATAGCCAGAGTTTTAAAGGTTCCATACCAAACAGTAAGGACGTGGATAAGAAGGGAAGGAGAAAAAGCTTTAAAAAAAATATGA
- a CDS encoding TolC family protein, whose amino-acid sequence MKNTIWLITLLFFQLSYGISLQEIIKTAKENSPLIKQKKIEVQIQKSESRAANAKRFGQVDTFATFTRYEDKRILYPISPPVNIHNLVGAQNQFIIGMSYNLPLFTGFELERKVEISKISEKIKEIEYTLTLQQLIFNIKSIYFQIRYSVQ is encoded by the coding sequence ATGAAAAATACAATATGGCTAATAACACTATTATTCTTTCAATTATCCTACGGAATTTCACTACAGGAGATTATTAAAACCGCTAAAGAAAATAGTCCATTAATAAAACAGAAGAAAATAGAAGTTCAAATCCAAAAATCTGAAAGCAGAGCAGCAAATGCCAAAAGATTTGGTCAGGTAGATACTTTCGCAACATTTACAAGATACGAGGACAAAAGAATTTTGTACCCAATATCCCCTCCTGTGAATATCCATAATTTAGTGGGAGCTCAAAATCAATTTATTATTGGAATGTCCTATAATTTACCTCTTTTCACAGGTTTTGAGCTGGAGAGAAAGGTAGAAATCTCAAAAATATCTGAAAAAATAAAAGAAATTGAATATACCCTAACCCTTCAACAACTCATATTTAATATAAAATCCATATACTTCCAAATCCGGTATTCAGTTCAATGA
- a CDS encoding TetR/AcrR family transcriptional regulator translates to MGRKRKSVEERKKEVFYTISQIIAEKGLSEVSTIEVAKRLGVSQPAIYKYFKNKDEMIIYFLENLRQELEKITEKAEYGESARQKLKIIITEHLKLIDETKSLPKIVFSDVLYVDEEKRDKLREIVTSYWDKVKEIIEFGIENGEIKDIDPEFAVRLIMGLILSSSLKWFVNGMKNSILDEKDFILDNIFKILLKEKQT, encoded by the coding sequence GTGGGAAGAAAAAGAAAGAGTGTTGAAGAAAGGAAAAAAGAGGTCTTTTATACTATCAGCCAGATTATAGCAGAAAAAGGTTTATCTGAAGTATCCACTATTGAGGTGGCAAAACGGTTAGGAGTTTCCCAGCCTGCCATTTATAAGTATTTCAAAAACAAGGATGAGATGATTATCTACTTTCTGGAAAATTTAAGGCAGGAGCTGGAAAAGATTACAGAAAAGGCTGAATATGGTGAGTCTGCACGGCAAAAGTTAAAAATAATAATAACGGAACATCTTAAGCTTATAGATGAAACCAAATCTTTACCTAAAATTGTTTTCTCGGATGTCTTATATGTGGATGAAGAGAAAAGAGATAAACTTAGAGAAATTGTTACATCTTACTGGGACAAGGTAAAGGAGATTATTGAGTTTGGAATAGAAAATGGAGAAATAAAGGATATAGACCCTGAATTTGCTGTTAGATTAATTATGGGGTTAATTCTATCAAGTTCTTTGAAATGGTTTGTAAACGGGATGAAAAATTCTATTTTAGATGAAAAAGATTTTATTTTAGATAATATATTTAAAATTTTATTAAAGGAAAAACAGACATAA
- the sucD gene encoding succinate--CoA ligase subunit alpha: MAVLVNKDTKVIVQGITGREGSFHATQCKAYGTQVVGGVTPGKGGQEVEGIPVFDSVREAVDNTGADCSLIFVPPPFAADAILEAVDAGIKTVICITEGIPVNDMIPVKNYIKTYYPDTVLIGPNCPGVITPEEAKIGIMPGHIFKRGNVGIVSRSGTLTYEAAFQLSNRGIGQSTVIGIGGDPVPGTVFADVLKWFQDDPETEAIVMIGEIGGTAEEEAAEFIKEYVTKPVVAYIAGVTAPPGKRMGHAGAIIAGGKGTAEEKYKALEAAGAKTVKNISFIGDAVAEVLNK, encoded by the coding sequence ATGGCAGTATTAGTAAATAAAGATACAAAAGTTATTGTTCAGGGAATAACAGGAAGAGAAGGTTCTTTTCATGCAACACAATGTAAAGCTTATGGAACACAGGTTGTTGGTGGTGTTACACCAGGAAAAGGAGGACAGGAAGTAGAAGGAATTCCTGTTTTTGATAGTGTAAGAGAAGCAGTTGATAACACAGGGGCAGATTGTTCTCTTATTTTTGTTCCACCTCCATTTGCGGCTGATGCTATTTTAGAAGCTGTAGATGCAGGAATAAAAACAGTTATATGTATTACAGAAGGAATTCCTGTAAATGATATGATACCTGTTAAAAACTATATAAAAACCTACTATCCTGACACTGTTTTAATTGGGCCAAACTGTCCAGGTGTTATTACACCAGAAGAAGCAAAAATCGGTATTATGCCTGGACATATCTTCAAAAGAGGAAATGTTGGTATAGTTTCAAGGTCAGGAACCCTTACCTATGAAGCTGCATTCCAGCTTTCAAACAGAGGAATTGGACAATCAACAGTTATCGGAATAGGTGGAGACCCAGTTCCTGGAACTGTTTTTGCTGATGTTTTAAAATGGTTCCAGGATGACCCTGAAACAGAAGCTATTGTTATGATTGGAGAAATTGGTGGAACAGCAGAGGAAGAAGCTGCTGAATTTATTAAAGAATATGTTACTAAACCTGTTGTTGCCTATATCGCAGGTGTGACAGCACCTCCAGGAAAAAGAATGGGACACGCAGGTGCTATTATTGCTGGTGGTAAAGGAACTGCTGAAGAAAAATACAAAGCCCTTGAGGCTGCAGGAGCAAAAACAGTTAAAAACATCTCATTCATTGGAGATGCTGTAGCTGAGGTTCTGAATAAATAA
- a CDS encoding Uma2 family endonuclease, producing MGLADRYLPYYTVEERNKWQGDWELIEGVPYALVSPSVEHQRIVRNLIVELDKEIKKCGIKCEVIPNIDYYISEDTVIRPDVIVICGNIREKITTTPQIIFEVVSPSSVKMDEHIKYELYEREGVGYYCLVYPFEDRQHVKIYHLENNRYNKVFETIEESFEFNLNGCKLRVKIL from the coding sequence ATGGGCTTAGCCGATAGATATTTACCTTACTATACGGTAGAAGAAAGAAATAAATGGCAAGGAGATTGGGAACTCATTGAGGGAGTTCCCTATGCCTTAGTATCTCCTTCTGTTGAACACCAAAGGATAGTAAGAAATCTAATAGTTGAGCTGGATAAAGAAATAAAAAAGTGTGGGATAAAGTGCGAAGTTATTCCAAACATTGATTATTACATATCTGAGGATACTGTAATCAGACCAGATGTGATAGTAATCTGTGGAAATATACGGGAAAAAATTACTACAACTCCTCAAATTATATTTGAAGTGGTATCTCCATCCTCTGTAAAAATGGATGAACATATAAAATACGAACTCTACGAAAGGGAAGGAGTGGGATACTACTGCTTAGTTTATCCTTTTGAAGACAGACAGCATGTGAAGATTTATCATCTGGAAAACAATAGATACAACAAAGTTTTTGAAACAATTGAAGAAAGTTTTGAATTTAATCTAAATGGCTGCAAACTTAGGGTAAAAATACTGTAA
- the sucC gene encoding ADP-forming succinate--CoA ligase subunit beta, with protein MKVHEHQAKEVFRKYGLPVPEGYPAFTVEEAVEAAQQIGKFPVVVKAQIHAGGRGKAGGVKLAHNLDEVQKYAAELLGKTLVTFQTGPEGLPVSRVYIEEGTNIDKEYYVAITLDRSKSKLIIMASAEGGMEIEEVAAKNPEAIITEVIDPFLGLRPYQAREIALKLGFPKNLINKVASVFVKLYEVYMNEDASMVEINPLVLTKEGNIVVLDAKVDFDDNALFRHPDIMEMEDPTQESELEVKAKQYNLNYIKLDGNIACMVNGAGLAMATMDTIKLAGGEPANFLDVGGSANAEQIANAFKIILSDPNVKAIFINIFGGILRCDRLAEGIIEASKEVKPHVPIVVRMEGTNVELGKKMLAESGLDLIPADTMWEGAQKAVELAKQAG; from the coding sequence ATGAAAGTACATGAGCATCAGGCAAAAGAGGTATTTAGAAAATATGGATTACCTGTTCCTGAAGGATATCCAGCTTTTACTGTTGAAGAAGCTGTAGAAGCTGCACAGCAAATTGGAAAGTTTCCAGTAGTCGTAAAAGCACAGATACACGCAGGAGGTAGAGGGAAAGCCGGTGGTGTTAAACTGGCTCACAACTTAGACGAAGTTCAGAAGTATGCAGCTGAGCTTTTAGGAAAAACTCTTGTTACATTCCAGACAGGTCCCGAAGGACTTCCTGTAAGCAGAGTATATATAGAAGAAGGAACAAATATAGACAAAGAATACTATGTGGCAATCACACTGGATAGAAGCAAATCAAAACTAATTATCATGGCCTCTGCTGAAGGTGGAATGGAGATTGAAGAAGTTGCTGCAAAAAATCCGGAAGCTATTATTACAGAAGTAATTGACCCATTTTTAGGTCTCAGACCTTATCAGGCAAGGGAAATTGCCCTTAAACTTGGATTTCCAAAGAATTTAATCAACAAAGTGGCCTCTGTGTTTGTAAAACTTTATGAAGTTTATATGAATGAAGATGCCTCAATGGTTGAGATTAACCCTCTGGTTTTAACAAAAGAAGGAAACATCGTTGTTCTGGATGCAAAGGTTGATTTTGATGATAATGCATTATTCAGACACCCAGATATTATGGAAATGGAAGACCCAACTCAGGAATCTGAGCTTGAAGTAAAAGCAAAACAATATAACCTGAACTATATCAAGCTTGATGGAAATATTGCATGTATGGTTAACGGTGCAGGTCTTGCAATGGCAACAATGGACACAATCAAACTTGCCGGTGGCGAACCTGCAAACTTCCTTGATGTTGGTGGTTCTGCAAATGCTGAGCAGATAGCAAATGCATTCAAAATTATCCTCTCTGACCCTAACGTAAAAGCTATATTTATCAACATCTTTGGTGGAATTTTAAGATGTGATAGACTTGCAGAAGGTATTATTGAGGCTTCTAAGGAAGTCAAACCACACGTTCCAATCGTAGTTAGAATGGAAGGAACAAACGTTGAGCTTGGAAAGAAAATGCTTGCTGAATCAGGACTTGACCTAATACCTGCTGACACAATGTGGGAAGGAGCACAAAAAGCAGTAGAACTTGCAAAACAAGCAGGATAG
- a CDS encoding Fe-S-containing hydro-lyase: MSDVKKITTPLTDEIIEDLRAGDRVLLSGYVYTARDAAHKRMLEEYEKTGKLPFDVKGQVIYYVGPTPPKPGQIIGSAGPTTAYRMDKYTPKLHELGLKGTIGKGWRGTEVKEALKKYKAVYFAAYGGTAALLSKHIKSVEIIAYEDLGPEAIRKLYFEDFPVIVANDIYGGDVFEEGQKKFRKLEIDP; encoded by the coding sequence ATGTCTGATGTTAAGAAAATAACAACCCCTTTAACAGATGAAATTATTGAAGACTTAAGAGCAGGGGATAGAGTTTTACTCTCTGGATATGTTTACACAGCAAGAGATGCTGCCCATAAAAGAATGTTAGAAGAATATGAGAAAACAGGTAAACTACCATTTGATGTAAAAGGTCAGGTTATATATTATGTTGGTCCTACTCCTCCAAAACCTGGACAGATTATAGGCTCAGCAGGACCAACCACAGCTTACAGAATGGATAAATACACTCCAAAACTCCACGAATTAGGGCTTAAAGGAACAATAGGGAAAGGATGGAGAGGGACAGAGGTTAAAGAAGCACTAAAAAAATACAAAGCTGTGTATTTTGCCGCCTATGGAGGAACGGCGGCACTTTTATCAAAACATATCAAAAGTGTTGAAATAATAGCCTACGAAGATTTAGGACCTGAAGCTATTAGAAAGCTTTATTTTGAGGACTTTCCGGTAATTGTTGCAAATGATATCTATGGTGGTGATGTTTTTGAAGAAGGTCAGAAAAAATTTAGAAAATTAGAAATAGACCCATAA